Sequence from the Populus nigra chromosome 17, ddPopNigr1.1, whole genome shotgun sequence genome:
AATCATGTGGAGACTAAAAACATGGTTATATAAGCATCAATATACTGGAAAAGAATTGGCAAAGTTAAACAGACATCCTAGATAAGTATCCAGGTCACAGCAAGAAAAATTCTATTTGGAGACATGATCATTCAAATgacaagagaaaagaaagattgtAGCATGAGTTTTGGATAGACTGAAATGGAAATATAGGAAAACAGTTATGAGCATATAAGGTGATGTCTACGTGTAAGTGGATTCTAGAAACACTGGCATAACTCATGTCACAATGTCCTGCTTCCAGCAGATATTACCGGACCCTGTCAAAGTCCAAGGAAGACAGGAAATGCATACGAAATAGAACAATGATGAGACCAGATCTAAATCTTTTACCTTTCTCTTCCATCTTTTCAAAAGCTGCAAGTGCATTACTTGTATTAACATTTCCCAACATTTCATTCATTTTGGTTGTAGTCCTACAGGAACACAGAAGTGCACAACAAAGCAAGCATCAGAAAGGTAACACACTTAAAGAAACAATGCTACTTTGAGAGGGGAAAAGGGGGTAGAGACAACTTTGCAGACTGAGCACGTGCTTTCAGAGtatctttctttgattttgccTCCTGCATTTTGCTCTCCAGAAGCTACACAGAAAACTTACAACAAGGTCATTAGTATATCACAGTAGCTATCAAAAAGATGAAAACCAAAAGGTAGAATGGAAACAGCACGAAATATGGCCaagtaaatttgaaaaattttaccaaaataattttttaaaaaaatgttactcAGCCTCAACACCAAACAAAATCCTAAAACAGAGAACCTCAAGCATGGTTTAAAAGCAGGTCTTTGGTTTATAgtggaaagaaaggaaaggaaaattgAGCTTTGGAAATAGCTTCAACTGAAAATAACATAGATGTATGGAAATAGCACTCCAATGGCACAAGCATACCCGAGTATTAGAGACGAGATTCTCAACGACACCTTTCTGTTGATCAAGTTGAGCTTTGAAAGAATTAGCATTATcctgcaaaaaacaaaaacagaaaaattaaCTTTCAAAAGGATTCCTTTATAACTGTGACAACATTTGCACATGCAGCTTGCAACATCTACTCAATTATTTGTTTACACTCACAGCTGAATTCTCAACAACAAATAACAGCAACTTCCACATTTGTTATTTTAGAGGTAACAGAACTTAGAAAACACGAGGGAATAAGTTTGTTGTTTTGAAGCTAATAAGAATTTACTTGAGAAGAGGGAATTGACTTGAGTAACATCACTCTAAAATACTTGCTCTTCTAGTTTAAGCATAATTTATCAGAAGTAACAAAGTAACAATACTCATCAAAAGCCTCCTATCCCAGTATCTCTACAAACTGGGGATGCTCATAGAGAAAGTAGCTAGAAAATTATGcacggataaaaaattaaggaaatagAAGATATTGTTAGTTACTGACGACATCTCATCATTAACAAGCTAGATTGAATAACTCTGTTAGCTCAATATAAAgcagtaataaaaataaacaacaaaagttGACAATCATTCAGTTAGGAAACTTATGATGAACTAACAGGGAGGTTCCAATTTTACCCACAAACTGGGGATGCGTATGGACTGTTATTTCAAAAGAAcagttttttccttctctctctttctccccATCTCTTTCTGTCAACAGTTTGATAAGGCTTGAATGCCAATCTAGTAACATTTAGCATTGTTCACCTTGTATGATACTAGTGGACCTTTAGTCCAagtatctttctttctttttttcttttttgattcacgtggggtgtccgggccagcttgcacgTACTTCGACTAAttcccacgggtcctgaagttaacgaccaaaTAAACCTCCAGTGACCAACAATATTAGAAACCacaaggctcgaacctgagaccacagggGGAGCTAACCTCTTGGtctcaagctcttaccactaaaCCACCTACTAGATGGTTAACCAAGTATCTTTCTTGCTTTCTAAGGCATACGCACTTGGTATGAAGCGCAATCTAGAACTGGGCAATTTCAGACACCATGCATTCTCGTTCAAGAAGATTCAACTTACAGCATACGTTTTACGCCTCTTGAGAGCTTCACGTGCAAGGTCTTCCTCTCCCTTTTGAAGGGCAAGTTGTGCCTTACGATACCTACATGGTGCAAAATAATGCTTCATTTCTATAACAAGAAAGCAATCATGTAACGAATCTAATTGATTTGTCACTTGCTGGTAGTAATAGCTCCAACCATGGTTTACCATTCTTCAGAAGCTAGTTGTGcagctttatatttattttccaacCTTTTTTGAGAAGCTAGAACCTAAATAAAacgtaaaaagaagaaaattagaaaggaaaagggGAAGAATAAAGAAATTCCACATTAGCAGAAAATTGAGAAGCCTAGAAATTTTATGTCTATTAATGATACTACCATTTGGGGTCAAATGCTTGACATATTATACTCTCGTAGTGTATtaaaaagtgtgtgtgtgtgtgtctacatatatatatatatatatatatatatatataacaaaaatgatAGAAAGTGTAAGAGAAAAGATGAAGAGAACAGGGAAGAAAgaacaaatagtaattaaagAAGGAAATAAATGCAAGACAAATTACTTGTGCTGTGGCCTGACGCATTTTTGTTAAGTCATCATTCATTTCAAGTACTGTCTGCTCTAGAATTTTCTCTGGATCTTCAAAGGAACTTATGATTGCATTGGCATATGACTGTAACAGAAGAGAATTAAACCATGTATGTTAATGTagaaaaagtataaaattatctGCGATGGTGGTCAAAAATGACCAGAGTCATCACATAAACATGGATGAACACTCCAAGATCTCACCTTAACAACTCTACCAAACCGATCAAAAAGGTTCATGCAAGTGCCAAGAGCACCTCCACCTTGTCTGTAACATTGGGACCGAGTGGATAGACCGGTCCTTATCCTAGCAACTTTTAGAGCTTCAACTGCAAGCAAAATTAATTCAGCAAAGAGATCAATATGTGTCTAAACACACAAGTGAAGCGCCAAATGCATACATGTGTATTCAGAACCAGATTGCTGACATTTATATAGAGCTACTCTCTTATGCTTGCCTCATCAacgtttttaaatttattaaagatcTATATCAAATTACTAAAGTTTCTTGTAACAAAAGCTCACAAACAGCATTCAGCCCTAAACCGAACAAAAAGGACAACAATATCCATACAGCCAACCTCATCAACTCTTGTGACTTGCAACACTCAGATGAATTCATTGGACTTTGAACAATCAGCCCCTACAAAAATCCCTCCTCGCAATCACAACACTCCACCGTAGATATTACAAATTCATCCAAAAGGGTCTCCTTATATATCACCCCCTAAAAGAAACCAgcttcaaaaacaaacaattggGCACACCACACAATTAGCACTCTTAAACTAACAATTGCTTCTCCGTGTGTATATTTTTATGAACTAAAAAATCCAAGAacgactaaaaaaaaaaaaaaaatccttcgctCGTATAACTAACATCAGAAACAGTCAATTATCTCATCTGGGTCTCCTCAATTCACATTTAACACTATAAAGCACCAAGCTTTGACGCAAAAAGGACtgaaaatccaaataaaaaaaagattaaatttaggaacttaaaactaaaaactaacgGATGCCCATTAACACATACGGCAGAAAAAAAGTAAAGTACCTACCTCCACCATTGAAAAACGACGTCGTGAGGGTCCTCCTCTTCACCATACATAAAGTAGTATTATTGTTACCGTTGTTGTGGGAGCTTGACGAAGTAGAAGGAGGGTGTGGCATTGGCAGGGTTAATCCTGTAATTAACTGTGATTTAATGGCCATTTTGTAAGTGAGTGTCGACCTTGCTCCTTTGGTAAATAATAACAGAgttgctcaaaaataaaaagaaaaaatcttcagGATTCTGGATAGAGGAGAAGAAGAGACAGGATCACTTTATATAACAGTTTTGTCAATCTCGTTTCCGGTTTGCATTTTTTATCTGAGCCGGACCGAAATATTTTAAGGTGAACCGGGTTCgggttttattattatattgcttgtttttatttattcttttctttaaattgtAATTTACTTGTGCATTTCTATTTCAAATGAACCAATTTCAtgctaaacattttttttcataaattgattttgtttctaatCCATCATTATTGAAGGTTGTTAGATAAATTTTTGTGCATCGAAAACTAAAATCTTTTCATCATCATATctttaaaaactatcaataatgtaaatatattatttagatCAACCCTATGTTAAGAATTTATACTATTAGTATCTTGTGTTGGTTCAATTCCATCCATAATTTATGCTAATAGTAACTAGATGATTTACTTACATCTACATAAGGTAGATTAATAAACagcaagaaaatataattatttaataataaattttttaaaaaaagtaagcaTACATAGGATatctatttaataattaaagagGTAATCAAATAATCatgtataattttaaacaaaagatatacaaagcataaaaagaaagacaatttattattctaaaataacaaGTCAATAACAAACTCATGCTATCAAATTATCCTCAGAGATGTGCACTCATACAAGAGATCATGGAAAATAGTTAAAAGAGATCAAAAATAGAGTATAAAAGCTATAGTGAAAAAGTATGACACACATGAACAATAActcaaaaaattcaaaccaaGCACCCTTCTCAAGTTTTAggcactttaaaattttaggttgtACAACGTAAGAGAAACTTCTAGAAACACATGTGCTTTTAACAATAGAAGAAAGGCAAGCATAATTTAATGCTAGATTTAGATAATTTTATGCTCTTATTGAGTCTATGTTTCAAATCAAGTCTATGTTTCAAATCatcattgaagaaattaaaagtaagcATGTAATGAAAATCAAACTTATAAGTAATCATTATATAGATTTAATGTTAGCCAACAACCACACATATTATGTTAaagtataatattaaaaaaaaaagcaaaatgcAATATAAGCAATCAAACATGAGATAATTGTCTTGTAAGCTTTATGAAAAGAAGTTTACATAGGGCTAAAGCAAACCCTAATGGACATAAACTCTTTTTGGAgtctagataaataaataaactgatGTAATCATAACTTTAAACACAATGTTAGAAGCAATACCTAAAATTTTCAAGCTACATGTAAGAGTAGGCGAGGAGGTCATGAGTGTATAATGTACGTATATGTGATTATGGAAATATATGATTAATAAGGAAACTAAAAAAGAGATGAATTTAGGaaataatataaactaataCGCACTAGCGATGAGATGTAAATGAATGTTGATTCTGGAGTTGATACTTAACATTATGAGTATTTGTGCATATAAGTTGAGTAATTATGGATATAGAGTGTTACCAGGCGAACTCTAAATAGGATTAGGATGTGAAAATAAGATATTATGAACAAGTAGTTAAGTCTGAAATTATAGAAACACAAAGGATTTGTATATTAAAACACTAAATAGATGAGATAAATCGTAGCTATTAAACTGTAATGAGTGCAACATGAAATTGGGATAAGGAAGatgaaacaaaaaggaaaaatatgttttataggAGGATccgtaatttaaaaaaaaagactgagaAAGGAGAAttgaaaatgagaaagaagtacCCAATACAATTCACAAGTATAAGTAAGAATTCTAAATTTCAAGGACGAAATTTCTTGAAGGAAAGGAGAATGTGAAACcctgaaaatttataatttaaatatgtagATATATAAACCCCCATGTAAATGTAAGAATGAAAGTGGTAAAATATCGATGAGTGATGAAAACCGAGATAAGAAATAATAGatgaatgatgataataaaaataattatgatgtaTAATGGAGGGGATGACctctataaaatgaattttagtttAGAATTCATAACGATAGAGAAATTGGTAACGcgttttgatggataaaataataaaaaaaaatgataaaatgtttataaataataagtaaggaaataaaaaataaattatataaaaaaatagtacaaTGAAGAGGCAGGACTGAAGGTGCAATCGGATTTTAAGCGAAGATTTTATGAAAGTGGTTAAGTTAAATCAcgaataagaattaaatatgaCATTGTCATGAATTCagttaatttaagaatatagGTGATGAATGTAATCAGATGGTAAAAGAAATAGGTTGTTAATGGAGGTATTATTGTGAGTATGAgacaataatttaatatgtataaagaaaaaagagatttcatcaattgttaaaaagaatatattaagtagaaaatttattatggatttaatatgtttatagACAGGATTAAAGATGTTACGTcaattgtatatatttttgttaaatattagtGACTATATATACGCGCGcgtgtttatttgtttgtgtgtttttagATATCTTCCTTTGAAAGTCccattttttaataaagttcTATTAAGCTACTTAACTTTTCTTGTTGGAAAAGTATTTGTAAAGTCTAATAATGttatgtaattaaattaaagtcTAATAGTGCATCATTGTAATTATGGATTTAATTTATGGACGGtgatattgaaattatttttatggtattgtaaaaaaaaaaaaacattaccccTATTTACACATAAAAGATTGTGATAAATGaacataaattcatttaaattacaGGGCGTTACAACTATTCCAGTTggatttagattaatttttccATAATTAGCTGAAATATGCTAGAAAATAAcgttatttttaataccatctTTAATCCAACTATTCCAGTTGGatttggattaatttaaattatctttatgatattgtaaaaaaaaaaacattactccTATTTAC
This genomic interval carries:
- the LOC133677431 gene encoding membrane-associated 30 kDa protein, chloroplastic-like → MAIKSQLITGLTLPMPHPPSTSSSSHNNGNNNTTLCMVKRRTLTTSFFNGGVEALKVARIRTGLSTRSQCYRQGGGALGTCMNLFDRFGRVVKSYANAIISSFEDPEKILEQTVLEMNDDLTKMRQATAQVLASQKRLENKYKAAQLASEEWYRKAQLALQKGEEDLAREALKRRKTYADNANSFKAQLDQQKGVVENLVSNTRLLESKMQEAKSKKDTLKARAQSAKTTTKMNEMLGNVNTSNALAAFEKMEEKVMAMESEAEALGQLTTNELDGKFALLEGSSVDDDLENLKKELAGSSKKGELPPGRTVVTSSNNSFRDPDIEMELNELRQKRKNF